In the genome of Raphanus sativus cultivar WK10039 chromosome 4, ASM80110v3, whole genome shotgun sequence, one region contains:
- the LOC108830960 gene encoding glutathione S-transferase T3-like — translation MEYVPQNSQTSQTSLQRRKWSTKEDVVLISAWLNTSKDAIVSTDQKAEAFWKRIVDYVNASPQLSGDVPREWSQCKQRWGRINEQVCKFVDCYEAAVREQASGQNENDVMKAAHDIFLNDLGIKFTLEHCWRELGFDQKWKSLAVPKEGPKEKRKEAAEVVAEEEGADVRPPGLKACKAAKRKRQGYDEIHSMLAVKKEIQQQKLLERLLAKDPTHLTASEITLMDKLISDMI, via the coding sequence atggAATATGTACCCCAAAACTCCCAAACCTCCCAAACTTCTCTTCAGAGAAGAAAGTGGTCAACCAAAGAAGACGTTGTGCTCATCAGCGCTTGGTTGAACACCAGCAAGGATGCCATCGTGAGTACTGACCAGAAGGCCGAAGCATTTTGGAAGCGAATTGTTGACTACGTCAACGCAAGCCCTCAGCTCAGTGGCGACGTTCCTAGAGAGTGGAGTCAGTGTAAGCAGAGGTGGGGAAGAATCAACGAGCAGGTGTGCAAGTTTGTGGACTGCTATGAAGCGGCTGTGAGGGAGCAAGCGAGTGGCCAAAACGAGAATGATGTCATGAAGGCTGCCCATGACATCTTCTTGAATGATCTTGGCATCAAGTTCACGCTTGAACATTGTTGGAGGGAACTTGGGTTCGATCAGAAATGGAAATCACTCGCTGTGCCCAAAGAAGGTCCCAAGGAGAAAAGGAAGGAAGCTGCGGAGGTGGTGGCTGAGGAGGAAGGTGCGGATGTTCGGCCTCCTGGTCTCAAGGCTTGCAAAGCAGCCAAACGCAAGAGGCAGGGTTATGATGAGATACATAGCATGCTTGCTGTGAAAAAGGAGATACAGCAACAGAAACTCCTAGAGCGTCTCCTTGCCAAAGACCCTACCCATCTAACTGCAAGCGAAATCACCCTCATGGACAAACTCATTTCTGATATGATTTGA
- the LOC108831193 gene encoding uncharacterized protein At5g49945-like: MEDESLIAAEIIDPQTPDPSALEDTDIAENKKKLSSYTVVCVSILIAYLINYFLGKRANETLALSWASKFALKDVIFEKNFSLLGVGEGEDSPLLLKEATNVFKFYASGRRYCHGLLATLELKSRHNLISRLFNCAVPCKDEISFEVYMNDEGMDHVVFALARKKAAKGMLKEMRDLQRFGAMVGAPGGRKWVAEELAVVSESKEVAGDMITDVVLDQQPARQWKV, translated from the exons ATGGAGGATGAATCTCTAATTGCTGCTGAAATCATAGATCCGCAGACTCCAGATCCATCTGCTCTCGAAGACACTGACATCGCCgagaacaagaagaagctttccTCCTACACAGTCGTCTGCGTCTCGATCTTAATCGCATACCTAATCAACTACTTCCTCGGCAAACGCGCCAACGAGACCCTCGCTCTCTCCTGGGCCTCCAAGTTCGCTCTCAAGGACGTAATCTTCGAGAAGAACTTCAGCTTGCTCGGCGTCGGCGAAGGAGAAGACTCTCCCTTGCTGCTCAAAGAAGCGACGAACGTGTTCAAGTTCTACGCGAGCGGGCGCAGGTACTGCCACGGGCTTCTGGCGACGTTGGAGTTGAAGAGCAGGCACAATCTAATCTCCAGGCTGTTTAATTGCGCCGTGCCTTGTAAAGATGAGATTAGTTTCGAGGTTTATATGAATGATGAAGGTATGGATCATGTGGTGTTTGCGTTGGCGAGGAAGAAGGCGGCAAAAGGGATGTTAAAGGAGATGAGGGATCTGCAGAGGTTTGGTGCGATGGTGGGTGCTCCTGGCGGGAGGAAGTGGGTGGCCGAGGAGTTGGCTGTGGTTTCTGAGTCTAAGGAGGTGGCTGGGGATATGATCACTGATGTTGTTCTTGATCAG CAGCCTGCAAGGCAATGGAAGGTGTAG
- the LOC130510626 gene encoding uncharacterized protein LOC130510626 isoform X1, with protein sequence MNWKKKWGHVSPSSKKKNTSSSVVNGGGSASEGSHLLFFKWAPLSQGGNSGNEDGKSEINSPSDEPVTETTARQKNLPGGDSNTCREAETSVHQLLKLITTPSHERVYTKT encoded by the exons ATGAATTGGAAGAAGAAGTGGGGTCACGTCTCTCCTTCCTCCAAGAAGAAAAACACCTCCTCCTCTGTTGTTAACGGTGGTGGTTCGGCTTCCGAGGGATCGCATTTGTTGTTCTTTAAGTGGGCACCGTTGTCTCAGGGCGGCAACAGTGGTAACGAAGATGGTAAAAGCGAGATTAATTCTCCTAGCGATGAGCCTGTGACGGAGACGACGGCAAGGCAGAAGAACCTCCCTGGCGGAGATTCAAATACGTGCCG AGAAGCAGAGACTTCTGTCCATCAGCTCCTGAAGCTGATCACCACACCATCTCATGAAAGAGTATACACAAAAACCTAA
- the LOC130510626 gene encoding uncharacterized protein LOC130510626 isoform X2: MNWKKKWGHVSPSSKKKNTSSSVVNGGGSASEGSHLLFFKWAPLSQGGNSGNEDGKSEINSPSDEPVTETTARQKNLPGGDSNTCRKT; the protein is encoded by the exons ATGAATTGGAAGAAGAAGTGGGGTCACGTCTCTCCTTCCTCCAAGAAGAAAAACACCTCCTCCTCTGTTGTTAACGGTGGTGGTTCGGCTTCCGAGGGATCGCATTTGTTGTTCTTTAAGTGGGCACCGTTGTCTCAGGGCGGCAACAGTGGTAACGAAGATGGTAAAAGCGAGATTAATTCTCCTAGCGATGAGCCTGTGACGGAGACGACGGCAAGGCAGAAGAACCTCCCTGGCGGAGATTCAAATACGTGCCG GAAGACTTGA